The Candidatus Omnitrophota bacterium genome includes a window with the following:
- a CDS encoding aminotransferase class V-fold PLP-dependent enzyme encodes MTIEDLRNDLPGLRGCSFLNYAATAPLLQPSADRMTAVIRQGLEPMPRHFNDWLALLESSRREIADLIFAVPEEITFVPNTSTALSIIAASVPWQAGDRVLYPADEFPSNRFVWENLQDKGVCAEPVPCREERDLLQALQGMDLSGVRLVALSAVSYADGRSHDVAEIVRLCHAKNILVAVDAIQAVGAVPVSVKAWGCDFLACGGQKWLLGPVGSGFLYIKTDLLPRLHVPLVGWASSRDAGDFSGQRLEFVDGARRFEPGLPDIAAVAGLSESVRTLTAAGWKSIYARIAGHQARLCSELDALDFRRLASRNPANSGIVTVEVRDAGEQETLHREFTNKKIYVTLRNQRLRISPHAVTSNEEISGLLSVLRELRGKTGVATSSPAVQPRGGEEAGSPAPKWRRALVTGASRGLGEAIALELAKQGCSLILVGRDQQRLEALRERLVRDFQVAVDVNAVDLASPPQVERWLNEHQALLDCDVLVNNAAMGDADAFAESDLTRLRQAFEVNFFAPAAVTRKIIPLMLERGNGAILNIVTSGARCALPLFSGYSAGKGALWAWSESLGREVKGRGVTVTTFLPPHMESATHNRLGRKAMAYYRMSGPGEKTVSADVVARRAMEALAAGRLTAAPLGVRLKLAVNALFPDFIEKKILKTWS; translated from the coding sequence ATGACCATTGAAGACCTTCGAAATGATTTGCCCGGCCTGCGCGGGTGTTCGTTTTTAAACTACGCGGCCACGGCGCCGCTGTTACAACCCAGCGCGGACCGGATGACCGCGGTCATCCGCCAGGGCCTGGAACCCATGCCGCGCCATTTCAATGACTGGCTGGCCTTGCTGGAATCCTCCCGTCGGGAGATCGCGGATCTGATCTTTGCCGTCCCGGAAGAGATCACGTTTGTTCCCAATACATCCACCGCGCTGTCCATCATTGCGGCGTCTGTACCGTGGCAGGCGGGCGACCGGGTGCTTTATCCTGCCGACGAATTTCCCTCCAACCGTTTTGTCTGGGAAAATCTTCAGGATAAAGGCGTTTGCGCGGAACCGGTCCCTTGCCGGGAGGAACGAGACCTTTTGCAGGCCTTGCAAGGCATGGACCTTTCCGGCGTGCGTCTGGTGGCGTTGTCCGCGGTGTCGTACGCGGACGGACGGAGCCATGATGTCGCAGAGATCGTCCGGCTTTGTCATGCTAAAAATATCCTGGTCGCTGTGGACGCGATCCAGGCGGTCGGCGCGGTCCCGGTCAGCGTGAAGGCGTGGGGATGTGATTTTCTCGCCTGCGGAGGGCAGAAGTGGCTGCTGGGGCCGGTGGGGAGCGGGTTCCTTTATATCAAGACCGATCTTCTGCCGCGTTTGCATGTCCCTCTCGTGGGGTGGGCGAGCTCCCGCGATGCCGGCGATTTTTCCGGCCAGCGGTTGGAGTTCGTAGACGGCGCGCGGCGTTTCGAGCCCGGGCTTCCGGACATCGCGGCTGTCGCGGGATTGTCGGAAAGTGTGAGGACATTGACCGCCGCCGGATGGAAAAGTATCTATGCGAGGATTGCCGGGCATCAGGCGCGGCTTTGTTCGGAATTAGATGCGCTGGATTTTAGACGGCTGGCATCAAGGAACCCGGCGAATTCCGGCATCGTGACCGTGGAGGTCCGGGACGCCGGGGAACAGGAAACCCTGCACCGGGAATTCACGAACAAAAAAATTTATGTCACTCTGCGCAACCAGCGCCTGCGGATTTCGCCGCACGCCGTCACATCAAACGAAGAGATCAGTGGCCTTTTATCTGTTTTGCGGGAACTGCGCGGTAAAACAGGAGTGGCCACGTCGTCCCCGGCCGTCCAGCCGCGGGGTGGGGAGGAGGCCGGTTCGCCGGCGCCCAAATGGCGCCGGGCCCTGGTGACCGGCGCGAGCCGCGGATTGGGAGAGGCCATCGCGCTGGAACTGGCGAAGCAGGGCTGTTCCTTGATCCTCGTTGGGCGCGATCAACAGCGGCTTGAGGCCTTGCGGGAGAGGCTCGTCAGGGATTTTCAGGTGGCGGTGGACGTGAATGCGGTGGATTTGGCCAGCCCGCCGCAGGTGGAGCGCTGGCTGAATGAACATCAGGCGCTTTTGGATTGCGATGTGTTGGTCAACAACGCCGCCATGGGCGACGCGGACGCGTTCGCGGAGAGCGATCTCACGCGGTTGCGACAGGCCTTTGAGGTGAATTTTTTCGCTCCGGCCGCCGTCACCAGAAAGATCATCCCGTTGATGCTGGAGAGGGGGAACGGTGCTATTCTGAATATCGTCACCTCCGGCGCGAGATGCGCCCTGCCGCTGTTCTCCGGTTATTCCGCCGGCAAAGGCGCGCTGTGGGCGTGGAGCGAATCCCTGGGGCGGGAAGTGAAAGGCCGGGGCGTCACGGTGACGACGTTTCTTCCGCCGCACATGGAATCCGCCACGCACAACCGCCTGGGGCGGAAAGCCATGGCCTATTACCGGATGTCCGGCCCGGGTGAGAAAACCGTGTCTGCGGACGTTGTGGCTCGCCGGGCCATGGAAGCCCTGGCCGCCGGCCGTTTGACGGCCGCGCCGTTGGGCGTGAGGCTTAAACTGGCGGTCAACGCGCTCTTTCCTGATTTTATTGAGAAAAAAATATTGAAAACCTGGAGTTAA
- a CDS encoding class I SAM-dependent methyltransferase family protein: MALKLIYPLARIFMKTVGQTSDGIRMCYQYGLTSGKMLDYIYKNKPSGRWGIGKALDRAFLNHVGWEAIRIRRRHLEQLMTQSVDDLRQQKRPISLLDIASGPGAYVLAVMAQAGEADITARCRDFDGRWADEGREAAKQAGLNNVVFEQGDAYDRAALQAVQPRPNLMVSSGFYDWFNEDEKVKESIRIVHDVLDPGGYFVMTNQAAHPNLEFTQEVFTDFNNNPLRMAMRPPSLICKWLEETGFIIEHLLADQNGYYTAIKARKK, translated from the coding sequence ATGGCCTTAAAACTGATTTATCCGTTGGCCCGGATCTTTATGAAAACCGTGGGGCAAACCAGCGACGGGATCCGGATGTGTTACCAGTACGGTCTGACCTCGGGCAAGATGCTGGATTATATTTACAAGAACAAGCCGTCGGGACGTTGGGGGATCGGCAAGGCGCTGGACCGCGCGTTCCTGAACCACGTCGGCTGGGAAGCGATCCGGATCCGGCGCCGCCATCTGGAGCAGCTGATGACGCAGTCCGTTGACGACCTGCGCCAGCAGAAACGGCCCATTTCTCTTTTGGACATCGCCTCCGGTCCTGGCGCGTATGTTCTCGCGGTCATGGCCCAGGCGGGAGAGGCGGACATCACCGCGCGCTGCCGGGATTTCGACGGCCGGTGGGCGGACGAAGGGCGCGAGGCGGCCAAACAGGCCGGCTTGAACAATGTCGTGTTTGAGCAGGGTGACGCCTATGACCGTGCCGCGCTCCAGGCGGTCCAGCCGCGTCCGAACCTCATGGTGTCCTCCGGGTTTTACGACTGGTTCAACGAGGATGAAAAGGTCAAGGAGTCCATCCGGATCGTGCACGACGTCCTGGATCCCGGCGGATATTTTGTCATGACCAATCAGGCCGCGCATCCCAACCTGGAATTCACGCAGGAAGTTTTCACTGATTTCAACAACAATCCGTTGCGCATGGCCATGCGTCCGCCGTCGCTGATCTGCAAGTGGCTGGAGGAAACCGGATTTATCATCGAGCATTTGCTGGCGGACCAAAACGGATATTACACGGCTATCAAGGCAAGGAAGAAGTGA
- a CDS encoding lysophospholipid acyltransferase family protein, whose protein sequence is MKPWDYDPSPDIQQSIAEKLTVFPRERDMTHSILRTSWTCCFRAFLKTYLRLTVVGRENLPASASYVLVANHSSHLDAVCLAAAVPLPRIHRTFSVAARDYFFSSFFRSFCSAIFVNALPFDRLEKKRESLELCADVLDVAENVLIMFPEGTRSLTGEIQTFKAGIGILTAGTDRLVLPAYIDGAFRAWPKGCKFPRPRRVRVIIGQPMSFKAAARDKEGFLNVAQQLENAVRDLAGGVKNA, encoded by the coding sequence GTGAAACCCTGGGATTATGACCCGTCTCCCGACATTCAGCAGAGCATTGCCGAGAAATTGACGGTCTTTCCCCGCGAGCGGGACATGACCCATTCGATCCTGCGCACGTCCTGGACCTGCTGTTTCCGAGCGTTTTTAAAAACGTATCTTCGGCTCACTGTTGTCGGCCGGGAAAATCTTCCTGCGAGCGCCAGCTATGTCCTGGTGGCCAACCACTCCAGTCATCTGGACGCGGTGTGCCTGGCGGCTGCTGTTCCGCTTCCGCGCATCCACCGGACGTTTTCCGTCGCGGCGCGGGATTATTTTTTTTCGTCATTCTTCCGGAGTTTTTGCTCGGCGATATTTGTCAACGCCCTGCCGTTCGACCGGCTTGAAAAGAAAAGGGAAAGCCTGGAACTCTGCGCGGACGTTCTGGACGTGGCGGAAAACGTGCTGATCATGTTCCCCGAAGGCACCCGGTCATTGACAGGGGAGATCCAGACGTTTAAGGCCGGAATCGGGATCCTGACCGCCGGCACCGACCGGCTGGTTTTACCGGCCTACATTGACGGCGCATTCCGGGCCTGGCCCAAAGGATGTAAATTCCCCAGGCCCCGGCGCGTGCGGGTGATCATCGGGCAGCCTATGAGCTTTAAGGCGGCCGCGAGAGATAAAGAAGGGTTTTTGAACGTCGCGCAACAACTGGAAAACGCGGTCCGCGATCTGGCGGGCGGCGTCAAAAATGCTTAA
- a CDS encoding phosphatidate cytidylyltransferase yields the protein MTMGKIFPGWSDPYFLPYAKLVVALLLVFAVVLSVMRCFSRTREPGRKVWVSFSPWFVMAPVIFLTVGAAREIFVVALCLLSIVSVKEFARATGLYKDWGFMAAVYGGVAGFYFSALVGWYGLFMAMPVYSVAVIMMIPALRNDYQGMIQKVGLSIMALVYFGWFPSHLAFLKGHPHGIAYILFLVIGTEWNDASAYTFGKMFGRTPLISNISPKKTVGGALGSLAAVCLYVWGVRHWLPDFTPFLLVLSVVILWVGGTIGDLVISFVKRDIGIKDMGALIPGHGGLLDRVDSLIFVSPLFFHMVTHYVKFPGGLP from the coding sequence ATGACAATGGGCAAGATTTTTCCCGGTTGGTCCGATCCGTATTTCCTGCCTTACGCCAAACTCGTCGTTGCTCTGCTCCTTGTCTTCGCAGTTGTTCTTTCCGTCATGCGCTGTTTTTCCAGGACCCGCGAGCCCGGCCGCAAGGTGTGGGTTTCGTTCAGCCCGTGGTTTGTCATGGCACCGGTCATTTTTCTGACGGTGGGAGCGGCGCGGGAGATCTTCGTTGTCGCGCTGTGCCTCTTGTCCATTGTCAGCGTCAAGGAATTCGCCCGGGCCACCGGGCTCTACAAAGACTGGGGCTTCATGGCGGCGGTGTACGGCGGCGTGGCCGGTTTTTATTTTTCGGCCCTGGTGGGCTGGTACGGGTTATTCATGGCCATGCCGGTGTATTCCGTTGCGGTGATCATGATGATCCCGGCGCTCCGCAACGATTACCAGGGGATGATCCAGAAGGTGGGGTTGAGCATCATGGCCCTGGTTTACTTCGGCTGGTTTCCGTCTCACCTGGCCTTTCTCAAGGGGCATCCGCACGGGATCGCGTATATTCTGTTTTTGGTGATCGGCACGGAATGGAACGACGCCTCGGCCTACACGTTCGGCAAAATGTTCGGCCGCACGCCGCTGATCTCGAACATCAGCCCGAAGAAAACGGTGGGCGGGGCGCTGGGGTCGCTGGCCGCGGTCTGCCTGTATGTTTGGGGCGTGCGGCATTGGCTGCCGGATTTCACGCCGTTCCTTCTGGTGCTGAGCGTCGTGATCCTCTGGGTCGGCGGGACCATCGGCGATCTGGTGATCAGTTTTGTCAAGCGTGATATCGGCATCAAGGACATGGGCGCGCTGATCCCCGGGCACGGCGGCCTGCTGGACCGGGTGGACAGCCTGATCTTCGTCTCACCGCTGTTTTTTCACATGGTCACACATTACGTGAAATTTCCGGGAGGCCTCCCGTGA
- a CDS encoding alpha/beta hydrolase, translating into MSEQRCESGTVLTADKNRIHYDHYHYGHGDGVIVIAHGFFNGKDAVLLKDLGRELGRSYDVIIMDFRGHGKSEGLFYWTSKEYMDLEAVLKYARGHYPKVGVVGFSLGAATSLIVAAKTDLMDSLAAVSGPTDFGKIDYRFWELDMENDIFYNAVGEGKLGKGVRPGPFWMKKDSPLALVPQIKAPVLYVHGTNDWVIKPWHSEELHRQTKSRKELVLIQGGPHAEYLMRKNKAEIMRALENWFTMTLKDVPQQ; encoded by the coding sequence ATGTCAGAGCAACGTTGTGAGTCGGGAACGGTTTTGACGGCAGACAAGAATCGGATCCATTATGACCATTATCATTACGGGCACGGGGACGGCGTGATCGTCATTGCCCACGGGTTTTTCAACGGCAAGGACGCGGTGCTTTTGAAAGACCTGGGCCGGGAGCTGGGGCGGAGTTACGACGTGATCATCATGGACTTCCGGGGGCACGGGAAGAGCGAGGGATTGTTTTACTGGACATCGAAGGAATACATGGACCTAGAGGCGGTTCTGAAATACGCGCGCGGGCATTATCCCAAAGTCGGGGTGGTCGGTTTCTCTCTGGGCGCGGCGACGAGTTTGATCGTGGCCGCGAAAACGGATTTGATGGACAGCCTGGCGGCGGTCAGCGGGCCGACGGATTTCGGCAAGATTGATTACCGGTTCTGGGAACTGGACATGGAGAACGATATTTTTTATAACGCGGTGGGCGAGGGCAAGCTGGGCAAGGGCGTGAGGCCGGGCCCGTTCTGGATGAAAAAAGACAGCCCGCTGGCGCTGGTCCCGCAGATCAAGGCCCCGGTGCTGTATGTCCACGGGACCAACGATTGGGTCATCAAGCCGTGGCATTCGGAAGAATTGCACCGCCAGACCAAGAGCCGCAAGGAATTAGTTCTGATCCAGGGCGGGCCGCACGCGGAATATTTGATGCGCAAAAACAAAGCAGAAATCATGCGCGCGTTGGAGAATTGGTTTACAATGACATTGAAAGACGTTCCCCAGCAATAA
- a CDS encoding GDYXXLXY domain-containing protein → MNRQRIFIAIGVFWAVMLAGFILSKESVLRSGQEVLLKTVPVDPRDLFRGDYVILRYEISAIDLNSVRSVYESLNDAVGKKVYVALDMENGRGKAGGLFLKPPAEGLFIQGTLKSARDNQLLVEYGIESYFVPEGKGREIERHRGKNLDVVASVDRSGRAAIKALLVDGQAIRF, encoded by the coding sequence ATGAATAGACAGAGGATTTTTATTGCGATCGGGGTCTTTTGGGCGGTGATGCTGGCCGGGTTCATTTTGTCCAAGGAATCGGTATTGCGATCCGGACAGGAGGTCCTGCTGAAGACCGTCCCGGTGGATCCTCGGGACCTCTTCCGGGGGGATTATGTGATCCTCCGGTATGAGATCAGCGCCATCGATTTGAATTCCGTGCGTTCTGTTTACGAGAGCCTCAATGACGCGGTCGGGAAAAAGGTTTATGTGGCTTTGGACATGGAGAACGGCCGGGGAAAGGCGGGAGGATTGTTCCTTAAGCCGCCCGCGGAAGGATTATTCATCCAGGGGACCCTCAAGAGCGCGCGCGACAATCAGCTTTTGGTTGAATACGGTATTGAAAGTTATTTTGTCCCGGAAGGCAAGGGACGGGAGATTGAACGACATCGCGGGAAAAATTTGGATGTCGTGGCTTCCGTTGACCGCTCCGGCCGCGCCGCGATCAAGGCGCTGCTGGTGGACGGGCAGGCGATCCGGTTTTGA
- a CDS encoding DUF2157 domain-containing protein produces the protein MNKINDKLIKKWVDEGTISPDQARKMSEDVTANRKEETSSKLIVTISTIGSLLLGIGAILFISANWQSISSLGKVLLLLASTFGAYYAGYVLKYEKKNLPKVGDSLIFLGALLFGASVFLIAQIYNINANNHSLLLIWLAGVLPMVYGFYSIPIAALSALLFLAWIGFYIFRNADFYIASRDFNLFPALYLVIGILLFNVGGIHYLWKELKGVARTYRLIAIKTVMVSLFLLTFEWFSRQPASYGYYHSTAEGWKISTQFTAGFVLFAIASLLCTVGSLFFRPVKSDTDMLENGIGLGLIGIAFLFFFFPSTVSIYTLLFNLIMAGLTLTVLVVGYRREDMTLVNIGMGWGGFFILVKYFDFFWSLLPRSLFFMVGGLILVFGGISLERKRRELGQKFSKTE, from the coding sequence ATGAACAAGATCAATGACAAGCTCATCAAGAAGTGGGTGGACGAAGGGACGATCAGTCCGGACCAGGCCCGGAAGATGTCGGAGGACGTGACGGCGAACCGCAAGGAGGAGACGTCCAGCAAGCTGATCGTGACGATTTCCACGATCGGCTCTCTCCTTCTGGGGATCGGCGCGATCCTTTTTATCTCGGCCAACTGGCAGTCGATCTCCAGCCTGGGCAAAGTCCTGTTGTTGCTGGCCAGCACCTTTGGCGCGTATTACGCGGGATACGTCCTGAAATATGAGAAGAAAAACCTGCCCAAGGTGGGCGATTCGCTCATCTTTCTGGGCGCCCTGCTCTTTGGGGCGAGCGTTTTTCTGATCGCGCAGATTTACAACATCAACGCCAATAACCATTCTTTGCTTTTGATCTGGCTGGCCGGGGTCCTGCCGATGGTCTATGGATTTTATTCGATCCCCATCGCGGCGCTGTCGGCCCTTTTGTTTCTGGCCTGGATCGGGTTTTACATCTTCCGCAACGCGGATTTTTATATTGCAAGCCGCGATTTCAACCTTTTCCCGGCGCTGTATCTTGTGATCGGGATCCTGCTGTTCAACGTCGGGGGGATCCACTATTTGTGGAAGGAGTTGAAGGGGGTGGCCCGGACCTACCGGCTGATCGCCATCAAGACCGTGATGGTGTCATTGTTCCTGCTGACATTTGAATGGTTCTCCCGCCAGCCGGCATCCTACGGGTATTATCATAGCACTGCCGAGGGATGGAAGATCTCGACCCAGTTTACCGCCGGGTTTGTCCTGTTTGCCATCGCGTCGCTTCTGTGCACGGTCGGGAGCCTGTTCTTCCGGCCGGTCAAATCCGACACCGACATGTTAGAGAACGGGATCGGGCTGGGGCTGATCGGGATCGCGTTTTTGTTCTTCTTTTTCCCGTCCACTGTGAGCATCTATACCCTGCTGTTCAACCTCATCATGGCCGGGCTGACGCTGACGGTCCTGGTCGTGGGATACCGCAGGGAAGATATGACCCTGGTCAACATCGGGATGGGATGGGGCGGATTTTTCATCCTTGTGAAGTATTTCGATTTCTTCTGGAGCCTGCTGCCGAGGTCGCTGTTTTTTATGGTCGGAGGGCTAATCCTGGTCTTCGGCGGGATTTCCCTGGAACGCAAACGCCGGGAACTGGGGCAAAAGTTTTCCAAGACAGAGTGA